A single genomic interval of Methylobacterium bullatum harbors:
- a CDS encoding Thermostable carboxypeptidase 1, which translates to MHAYRSLATRFARIGAVEDAAGILGWDAQTLMPNGAAEGRAEQLAQLRVIAHEILTAAETGDLIAQASDDEARLGAWERANLREMRRAYLHASAVPGDLVAASSKASSRSEMVWREARAASDFAMLAPHLAETLRLQREVGEAKGAALGLAPYDALLDGYDPGMRRAVIDPLFSELRATLPGLIGTIRDRQAKMPAPMPLPGPFPVEAQKALGLALMRAAGFDFERGRLDISLHPFCGGATDDVRITTRYDEADATRALMGVLHETGHALYEQSRPPAWLHQPVGNARGMSLHESQSLLIEMQACRSAEFCTYLAPRLRDVFGGEGSAWDADNLHRLYTRVEPGLIRVDADEVTYPAHILLRYDLETAMIAGDLAITDLPGAFDEGMRDLLGIVVPSDRLGCLQDIHWPGGSFGYFPTYTLGAMAAAQLFRAARESLPGIPADLARGDFTALRGWLRENVHQRGSFLETDELFVATTGKPLGAEDYMRHLRHRYLGEG; encoded by the coding sequence ATGCACGCCTATCGTAGCCTCGCCACCCGCTTTGCCCGCATCGGCGCCGTTGAGGACGCCGCAGGCATCCTCGGTTGGGACGCCCAGACGCTGATGCCCAATGGCGCGGCGGAAGGGCGGGCCGAGCAGCTCGCCCAGCTTCGGGTCATTGCCCACGAGATCCTCACCGCCGCCGAGACCGGTGACCTGATCGCACAGGCCTCGGACGACGAGGCCCGCCTTGGTGCCTGGGAACGGGCCAACCTGCGTGAGATGCGCCGCGCCTACCTTCATGCCTCGGCCGTGCCCGGCGATCTCGTCGCCGCGAGTTCCAAGGCGTCGTCCCGTTCCGAAATGGTCTGGCGGGAAGCGAGGGCGGCATCCGACTTCGCGATGCTGGCGCCTCATCTCGCCGAGACCCTGCGCCTGCAACGGGAGGTCGGGGAGGCGAAGGGCGCCGCTCTGGGCCTCGCGCCCTACGACGCGCTCCTCGACGGCTACGATCCCGGCATGCGCCGGGCGGTGATCGACCCGCTCTTCTCGGAGCTTCGCGCGACCCTGCCGGGCCTGATCGGGACGATCCGTGACCGACAGGCGAAGATGCCGGCGCCGATGCCCCTGCCGGGACCGTTCCCGGTCGAGGCGCAGAAGGCCCTGGGGTTGGCGCTGATGCGCGCTGCCGGGTTCGATTTCGAGCGCGGACGGCTCGATATCAGCCTGCACCCGTTCTGCGGCGGGGCCACCGACGATGTGCGCATCACCACGCGCTACGACGAGGCCGACGCCACCCGCGCTCTCATGGGCGTGCTGCATGAGACCGGTCACGCCCTCTACGAGCAGAGCCGGCCGCCTGCGTGGCTGCACCAGCCCGTGGGGAATGCCCGAGGGATGAGCCTGCACGAGAGCCAGTCGCTTCTGATCGAGATGCAAGCCTGCCGCTCCGCCGAGTTCTGTACCTATCTCGCGCCTCGTCTGCGTGATGTTTTCGGAGGCGAGGGGAGCGCCTGGGACGCCGATAACCTGCACCGCCTCTACACGCGGGTGGAGCCGGGCCTGATTCGGGTCGATGCCGACGAGGTGACGTATCCGGCGCACATCCTCCTGCGCTACGACCTCGAAACGGCGATGATCGCCGGCGACCTCGCCATCACCGATCTGCCGGGCGCGTTCGACGAAGGCATGCGCGATTTGCTCGGTATCGTCGTGCCGAGCGACCGGCTCGGCTGCCTTCAGGATATCCACTGGCCCGGCGGCAGCTTCGGCTATTTCCCGACCTACACCCTCGGCGCTATGGCGGCGGCGCAGCTGTTCCGCGCCGCCCGCGAAAGTCTGCCCGGCATCCCCGCCGATCTGGCGCGAGGCGATTTCACCGCCTTGCGCGGGTGGCTGCGCGAGAACGTCCACCAGCGCGGCAGTTTCCTGGAGACGGACGAACTCTTCGTGGCCACCACCGGCAAGCCCCTGGGTGCCGAGGATTACATGCGCCACCTGCGCCACCGCTATCTCGGGGAAGGCTGA
- the dnaK_2 gene encoding Chaperone protein DnaK produces the protein MAACGLDFGTSNTTLGLVTERGPALLRLEGDHVTIPSAIFFPPGGTPLVGRAAMAEYVEGTPGRLMRSLKSVLGSSLLEETTPVGRERIRFRDVIARYLSAVKTRAEAQAGTAIDTVVHGRPVHFVDGDPEGDARAEDALREIARSIGFRHVSFQYEPIAAALDYEQQVTGEEIALIADIGGGTSDFSIVRLSPERHAKVDRSGDILANDGVRIGGTDFDRRLSLGTVMPLFGLGSPMNRGDLDVPSGYFHDLATWSSINRLYNAKTLREIEEVRRDARRPDLIARLYTVVEAERGHSLAMEVEGAKIAASDAGQGGVALGWVEPGLAATLDHAGLVAQTEELSRRIAERIGRCLNQAGLPAAGIDALFLTGGSTGLPHVRAALVAGVPNARVVDGDTFGSVGTGLTIEAGRRAA, from the coding sequence ATGGCGGCCTGCGGCCTCGATTTCGGCACGTCCAACACCACGCTCGGCCTCGTCACCGAGCGAGGGCCGGCCCTGCTGCGGCTGGAGGGCGACCACGTCACGATTCCCAGCGCGATCTTTTTCCCGCCGGGTGGGACGCCCCTCGTCGGCCGCGCAGCCATGGCGGAGTATGTCGAGGGCACGCCGGGCCGGCTGATGCGCAGCCTCAAATCGGTGCTCGGTTCCTCCCTGCTCGAGGAGACGACGCCGGTGGGGCGTGAGCGCATCCGCTTCCGCGACGTCATCGCCCGCTATCTTTCCGCCGTGAAGACGCGGGCAGAAGCGCAGGCCGGAACGGCCATCGACACAGTGGTCCACGGCCGCCCGGTTCATTTCGTCGACGGCGACCCGGAGGGCGACGCCCGCGCCGAGGATGCCCTGCGCGAGATCGCCCGGAGCATCGGCTTCCGCCACGTCTCGTTCCAGTACGAGCCCATCGCAGCGGCGCTCGATTACGAGCAGCAGGTGACGGGGGAGGAGATCGCGCTCATCGCCGATATCGGCGGCGGCACCTCGGACTTCTCCATCGTGCGGCTCTCCCCCGAGCGCCATGCCAAGGTCGACCGGTCCGGCGACATCCTCGCCAATGACGGCGTGCGCATCGGCGGCACCGACTTCGACCGGCGCCTCAGCCTCGGCACGGTGATGCCGCTCTTCGGTCTCGGCAGCCCGATGAACCGGGGCGATCTCGACGTGCCGAGCGGCTATTTCCACGATCTCGCCACCTGGTCGAGCATCAATCGGCTCTACAACGCCAAGACTTTGCGCGAGATCGAGGAGGTCCGCCGCGACGCGCGCCGGCCGGACCTGATCGCTCGGCTCTACACCGTCGTGGAGGCCGAGCGCGGGCATTCCCTGGCGATGGAGGTGGAGGGCGCCAAGATCGCAGCCTCGGATGCGGGCCAGGGCGGCGTGGCCCTCGGCTGGGTAGAGCCGGGCCTCGCCGCCACTCTCGACCATGCCGGCCTCGTGGCTCAGACGGAGGAGCTCTCACGGCGCATCGCCGAGAGGATCGGGCGTTGCCTGAATCAGGCGGGATTGCCGGCGGCGGGCATCGACGCCCTGTTCCTCACCGGCGGGTCGACCGGTTTGCCGCATGTCCGCGCCGCTTTGGTGGCGGGGGTGCCGAACGCCCGCGTCGTCGACGGCGACACGTTCGGCTCCGTCGGGACGGGCCTCACCATTGAGGCGGGTCGCCGCGCGGCCTGA
- the rluC gene encoding Ribosomal large subunit pseudouridine synthase C: MTTRPPSRGNAGRKGSGAGKGRPPGSGGKPYRPGKPGAFRRPDREGTGPRTSALDAAHRAAQLRGDADKRAPWRPGDAPETPADDEASVPRAPRTRSPRDEVAAKAFDAPRPRRTGAKPPEPAVEGPTRREQRAAASATLASGVQTLIVEEDEAEMRIDRFLTTRFPQLPFTRVQSIVRKGELRVDGKRAKPNDRLLPGMSVRVPPLKLDPVAERPRSVARDATDADFLRSLILYEDADMMVLNKPFGLAVQGGSGTVRHVDGLLEALTGPDGQKPRLVHRLDKDTAGCLIVAKTRLAAATLAKSFRSRSARKVYWALTAGVPRVPQGRISTYLAKEEAPDGDARMRVAQHGDDGAAHALTYYAMVDNAAQKLSWLSLKPVTGRTHQLRAHAAHIGHPIVGDPKYFSVENWALPGGIQNRLHLLARRIVIPHPRTLKPVDVTAPLPPHMAQSWNLLGFDASRYDPIVEAPEA; the protein is encoded by the coding sequence ATGACCACCAGACCACCATCACGCGGCAATGCCGGACGCAAAGGTTCCGGCGCCGGCAAGGGCCGGCCGCCCGGCAGCGGCGGCAAGCCCTACCGTCCCGGCAAGCCCGGTGCGTTCCGCAGGCCCGACCGCGAAGGCACCGGCCCGCGCACGAGCGCCCTCGACGCCGCCCATCGCGCGGCGCAGTTGCGCGGCGACGCCGACAAGCGCGCGCCCTGGCGCCCCGGCGATGCCCCGGAGACGCCGGCCGACGACGAAGCCTCGGTTCCCCGTGCTCCTCGGACGCGGTCCCCCCGCGACGAGGTCGCTGCGAAAGCCTTCGACGCGCCGCGCCCGCGCCGTACCGGCGCCAAGCCCCCGGAACCGGCGGTCGAGGGCCCGACCCGGCGCGAGCAGCGCGCGGCCGCCTCCGCGACCCTCGCCTCCGGCGTGCAGACGCTGATCGTCGAGGAGGACGAGGCCGAGATGCGGATCGACCGCTTCCTGACCACGCGCTTCCCGCAGCTGCCCTTCACCCGTGTCCAGAGCATCGTCCGCAAGGGCGAGCTGCGGGTGGACGGCAAGCGCGCCAAGCCGAACGACCGCCTCCTGCCGGGCATGAGCGTGCGCGTGCCGCCGCTCAAGCTCGACCCCGTGGCGGAGCGGCCGCGCAGTGTCGCGCGGGACGCCACCGACGCGGACTTCCTGCGCTCGCTCATCCTCTACGAGGATGCGGACATGATGGTGCTGAACAAGCCCTTCGGCCTCGCGGTCCAGGGCGGCTCCGGCACCGTGCGCCACGTGGATGGGCTGCTTGAGGCCCTGACCGGACCGGACGGGCAGAAGCCGCGCCTCGTCCACCGCCTCGACAAGGACACCGCCGGTTGCCTCATCGTCGCCAAGACACGCCTCGCGGCGGCGACCCTCGCCAAGAGCTTCCGATCGCGGTCCGCCCGCAAGGTCTACTGGGCGCTCACCGCCGGTGTCCCGCGCGTGCCTCAGGGCCGGATCTCGACCTACCTCGCCAAGGAGGAAGCCCCCGACGGCGACGCCCGGATGCGGGTGGCCCAGCACGGCGACGACGGCGCCGCCCACGCGCTCACTTATTACGCCATGGTGGACAATGCGGCGCAGAAGCTGTCCTGGCTTTCGCTGAAACCCGTGACCGGGCGCACGCATCAGCTCCGCGCCCATGCCGCGCATATCGGCCATCCCATCGTCGGAGATCCGAAATACTTCAGCGTGGAGAACTGGGCCTTGCCGGGAGGTATCCAGAACCGCTTGCACCTCCTGGCACGCCGCATCGTCATCCCGCATCCGCGCACGCTGAAGCCGGTGGACGTTACGGCGCCCCTGCCACCGCATATGGCGCAGAGCTGGAACCTGCTGGGCTTCGACGCCTCGCGCTACGATCCCATCGTCGAGGCGCCGGAGGCGTAA
- the ppaX gene encoding Pyrophosphatase PpaX has translation MRDAPVKLVVFDVDGTLVDSQHLIVAAQGMAFAEHGIEAPARAVALSVVGLSLPQAFRRLVGEDGPVEGLSESYKRAFNTLRLDAAYEEPLFPGMADLIERLRARDDLRLGLATGKSRRGVDRLIESHRWGDVFATIQTADDAPSKPDPAMLHQAMAEVGALPETTVMIGDTTYDMDMAVSAGAAAIGVAWGYHPPGALLGAGAVTVVETASALADMFSGRLREAGADTSIRDLPPE, from the coding sequence ATGCGGGACGCTCCCGTGAAGCTCGTCGTCTTCGACGTCGACGGGACGCTCGTCGACAGCCAGCATCTCATCGTCGCCGCGCAAGGCATGGCCTTCGCCGAGCACGGCATCGAAGCGCCCGCCCGTGCGGTGGCCCTCTCTGTCGTCGGGCTCTCGCTGCCGCAGGCCTTCCGGCGCCTCGTTGGCGAGGATGGGCCCGTGGAGGGCTTGTCCGAGAGCTACAAGCGCGCCTTCAACACCCTTCGCCTGGACGCCGCCTATGAGGAACCGCTGTTTCCGGGCATGGCCGACTTGATCGAACGCCTGCGTGCCCGCGACGACCTCCGGCTCGGGCTCGCCACGGGAAAATCCCGACGCGGGGTCGACCGGCTGATCGAAAGTCATCGATGGGGCGACGTTTTTGCGACCATCCAGACCGCGGACGACGCACCGTCGAAGCCCGACCCGGCAATGCTGCACCAGGCGATGGCCGAGGTGGGCGCGCTGCCGGAGACCACGGTGATGATCGGAGACACCACCTACGACATGGACATGGCGGTGAGTGCCGGCGCGGCCGCCATCGGTGTCGCGTGGGGCTACCACCCGCCGGGGGCCTTGCTCGGAGCCGGGGCGGTGACTGTGGTCGAAACCGCCTCCGCGCTGGCGGATATGTTCTCGGGACGTTTGCGCGAGGCCGGCGCGGACACCAGCATCCGCGACCTCCCGCCCGAATAG